From Leguminivora glycinivorella isolate SPB_JAAS2020 chromosome 24, LegGlyc_1.1, whole genome shotgun sequence, a single genomic window includes:
- the LOC125238946 gene encoding LOW QUALITY PROTEIN: protein KTI12 homolog (The sequence of the model RefSeq protein was modified relative to this genomic sequence to represent the inferred CDS: inserted 1 base in 1 codon; deleted 2 bases in 1 codon), with protein MPLIIICGCPVSGKTTRAKELKEFFEKTHGKQVEIVSEADAIVKLGYEPNATYLDSQKEKRVRGXLKSEVLRLIGKDNVVILDGSNYIKGYRYELYCASKASKSTQCTIFTIRNHQEAWEANIERMNAQAADAYSQEVFDALTKFRFEEPNSNNRWDSPLFTVQPQDQLDLEAVYAALFEKKPPPPNQSTQNPPLTSTNFLYELDTITQEISKQILEAKQLNQDSARFPAYPAVPESLPLVTPQKLLRLRRQFLTYAKMNHAGEDMQKIARYYIQYLNKTLTD; from the exons ATGCctttaattataatatgtgGCTGTCCAGTGAGTGGAAAAACAACAAGAGCGAAAGAACTAAAAGAGTTCTTTGAGAAAACACACGGAAAACAGGTTGAAATAGTCTCGGAAGCGGATGCTATAGTCAAGTTAGGTTATGAACCAAATGCTACATATTTAGACTCGCAGAAGGAGAAAAGAGTGAGAG ACCTTAAATCGGAGGTACTACGACTTATTGGGAAGGATAATGTTGTTATATTAGACGGCAGTAACTATATTAAAG GATACCGCTATGAACTATACTGCGCATCGAAAGCGTCAAAATCAACTCAGTGCACCATATTCACGATACGGAACCACCAAGAAGCTTGGGAGGCCAACATTGAGCGGATGAATGCTCAAGCAGCTGACGCGTACAGCCAAGAGGTGTTTGACGCACTTACTAAATTCAG GTTTGAAGAGCCGAACTCCAACAACCGATGGGACAGCCCTCTCTTCACAGTTCAGCCGCAGGACCAGCTCGACTTGGAGGCGGTGTATGCAGCCTTGTTCGAGAAGAAACCTCCTCCACCCAACCAGAGTACTCAAAAC CCACCCCTAACCTCCACAAATTTCCTCTACGAGCTAGATACCATTACCCAAGAAATATCAAAACAAATCCTTGAAGCGAAACAGTTGAACCAAGACTCAGCCCGTTTCCCTGCCTACCCGGCTGTACCC GAGTCATTACCCCTGGTGACTCCTCAGAAGCTACTCCGCTTGAGGAGGCAATTCCTCACTTATGCCAAGATGAACCATGCCGGAGAAGATATGCAGAAAATAGCCAGATACtatatacagtatttaaataaaactctaaCGGATTGa